In Aliidongia dinghuensis, one genomic interval encodes:
- a CDS encoding VOC family protein, with protein sequence MTTDGIEAVFLTTHNWGKAAKFFQALGFNLEFETDHNSGQLRSGDGPYLFIAEVPASETPEAHVVLKVPDADAFRPEAIVDVMTPFQDTHWGTREMTVRDPDGRIWRLQAPAKAHK encoded by the coding sequence ATGACGACCGATGGTATCGAAGCCGTCTTCCTGACGACCCATAACTGGGGCAAGGCCGCCAAGTTCTTCCAGGCGCTGGGCTTTAATCTCGAATTCGAGACCGACCACAACTCGGGCCAGCTCCGCAGCGGCGACGGCCCCTATCTCTTCATCGCGGAGGTTCCGGCCAGCGAGACGCCCGAGGCGCATGTCGTGCTCAAGGTGCCCGACGCGGACGCGTTCCGGCCTGAGGCCATCGTCGATGTGATGACGCCGTTCCAGGACACCCATTGGGGAACAAGGGAGATGACCGTCCGGGATCCCGACGGGCGCATCTGGCGGCTCCAGGCCCCGGCCAAGGCGCACAAGTGA